DNA from Cryptosporangium minutisporangium:
GACCAGCACCAGGCTGTACACCGCGACCGCCACCGCCCCCAGCACCGGCCCGTACGGGTAACCCACGATCAGGTACGCGGAGACCGCGGTGGTGGCGACCGCGAGCGTCAGCAGCGGGTAGCGACGCCGCACGACCAGCGCCGAGCAGGCCACCACGATCAGGACGTAAGCCAGGGCGTCGACCCGGGTCGAGTCGGGTTGGACGAGGACGATCGGGTCGACCGTCACCGCGCTGAGGGCCGCGAGGACGGCCGCGAGCGCGGCGTCGGCCAGGATCGTGCGCCACCTCATCGCCGGGCTCACCGTCCGGCCCCGCTCGCTCCCATGCCGGGCTCAGCTCCCCACCGGGCGAGGTTCGGTCCGCGGCGCGCTGCGACGGCCGGTGGCCACCGCACGGCGGCCGCGGGCAGTGCGGTCCCAGGGCTTCGCGACGCTCAGCACGGTCGTGAGCAGCAGCAGCGAACAGGCCACCGAGGGCGCGACGACCATGTTGATCTGCTCGTCCCGAGGCAGCTCGGCACCGAGCTCGGCCGCGGTCCGCAACCCGGGTGCCAGCAGGAACAGCACCAGGACGGTCATGCCTGCGGTCACCACGAGTTTCACCGTCACCCACCAGTACCGGATCAGCCCCCACTTCGTGCCGAGACCGCACAGGATGCCGGTGACCAGCGCCGCGACCGCCAACGGGGTGATCAGCACGGTACCGATCAGCCCGGCGACCGGGTAGACGACGTCCGGGCCGCCGGCGGCCCCGGTGAGCCCGGCGACGCCGAGGACGACGAGGACCGCGTCCGCGCCCAGCCAGCCGACCGAGCTCGCGACGTGGGTGATCAGCGCGATCTTTCGCCAGCGTGGTGTGAGTTTCATGGCTCGATCGTCGGCTGCGGTGCGCCGGAAAGCGTCCGCCGACGAACCGGTCCTCAGCTGCCCTCCCTGACGTAGGCACCGGCCCCGCGTACGTCAGCTGACGTAGGCCGAGTCCCGCAGCAGCGCGGACGACCGCACCCCTCTCCCCCGGCCAGCCTGAGGCGACACCGATACGAGAGGCAACCACCATGACGACCGATGCGGCGGCTCGCGCAGTAGCGGCCCGCAAGATCTACGGCCGCGGTGAGACCGCCGTGACCGCTTTGGACGACGTGACGATCGGATTCCCCCGCGGCCGCTTCACGGCGATCATGGGCCCGTCCGGGTCCGGCAAGTCGACGCTGATGCACTGCGCGGCCGGCCTCGACCCGCTGACCTCCGGTCAGGTCTACCTCGGGGACACCGAGCTCTCCACGCTCTCGGACACCGCGCTGACGAAGCTCCGGCGGGAGCGGGTGGGCTTCGTCTTCCAATCGTTCAACCTGCTGCCGACGCTGACCGCGGCGGAGAACATCACGCTGCCGCTGGCGCTCGCCGGCGTGGAGCCAGACCGCGACTGGATCGAGCTGGTCACCGCCACGGTGGGCCTCGACGATCGGCTCGGGCACCGCCCGGCCGAGCTCTCCGGCGGGCAGCAGCAGCGAGTCGCGGTGGCGCGGGCGCTGGCCACCCGGCCGGACGTCGTCTTCGCGGACGAACCGACCGGCAACCTCGACTCGGCCGCCAGCGCCGAACTGCTCGGCTTCCTGCGCCACGCGGTCGACGCGTTCGGCCAGACCGTGGTGATGGTGACGCACGACCCGGCCGCGGCCGAGTATGCGGACGCCGTGGTGCGGCTCGCCGACGGCCGGGTGGCCGAGCAGCGCGAAACGTCAGGTGCGCGGCGATGAGGCGCCTGCTGCTCGCAGGGCTGCGGGCGCGGCGTCGGCGGCTCGCCGGGACGTTCCTCGCGGTGCTGCTCGGAGTGGCGTTCCTGGCCGCGACGCTGACCATGACTGCGACGATGACCAGCGCGATCGACGGCTTCTTCACCCGGGCGAACGCGGGGATCGACGTCGTCGTCCGGAGCGGGACCGCACTGGCGGACACCCCGAACGCGTCCCGCACGCCGATCGACGCATCGCTGCTGGACACCGTGCGCGAGGTGCCGGGTGTCGCGGTAGCGGCGCCGGTCGTCGAGGGGTTCGGGCAGCTGCTCGGCCGGGACGGCACCGCGATCGCGGTGAACGGTCCCCGGCTGGCCGGTAGCTGGGTGGCCGACCCGGAGCTCAACCCGTACCGGGTGGTGGAGGGCCGGGCGCCGACGGTCACCGGGGACGTGGTTGTCAACCGGGCCGCCGCAGAGGACGGAGGGCTGCGGGTCGGCGACCGGACGACGCTGCTGACCCCGGCGCCGGAACCGGTGCGGGTCGTCGGCATCGTCACGTTCGGCGACGCGGACGCGTTCGGAGGTACGTCGTACGTCGGGCTCACCGCCGCCGACGCGAAGACCTTCCTGGCGGGCGGACGCGACCGGCTGACCAGCATCCAGGTCAAGGCCGCCGACGGGGTGGCCCGGGACGCGCTGGTCGAGCGGATCGCCGCCACGCTCCCGCCGGGCGTCCAGGCGATCAGCGGCCAGGCGGCCACCGACGAGACGACCGACGCGATCAACGACGGATTCCTCATCGTGCTGCGGGCGCTGCTCGGCGCGTTCGCGGGGGTGGCGTTGCTGGTCGCGGTGCTGAGCATCCACAACACGTTCGCGATCCTGGTGGCCCAGCGGACCCGGGAGACCGCGCTGCTGCGGGCGGTCGGCGCCGTCCGGGGGCAGGTGCTCGCGGCGGTGCTCGTCGAGGCGCTGGTGCTCGGGGCGGTGGCTTCCGGCGCTGGTGTTGCGGCTGGGTACGGCTTGGCCGGGCTGCTGAAGCAGGTGTTCGGTGCGCTCGGGTTCGACGCACCGGTCGAAGGTCTGGTGTTCCCGCTCTCCACGATCGCCATCTGCGTGCCGATCGGGGTGCTGGCCACGGTCGTCGCCGCGCTGGCACCGGCCGTCCGGGCGTCCCGGGTGGCACCGGTGGAGGCGCTGCGCGAGGCGGCCGCGGAACGGCCCGGAACTTCTCGGGTGCGGACAGCCATCGGTGCGGTGCTGGCACTCGCCGGAGTAGTGGCCGTCGGCGCCGGTACCGCGGTCGCGGTCGTCGGCATCGGCGCGGTACTGGTCGTCGCGGGGGTGCTCGCGCTGGCGCCACTGCTGGTCGGCCCACTCTCCGGATTGCCGCTGCGCGGGGTCACCGCGCGGCTGGCCCGCCGGAACGCCCGTCGCAATCCGCGTCGTACCGCGGGAGCCGCCGCCGCACTCCTGATCGGCGTCGGGGTGGTCACGCTGTTCACGGTGGCGGCCGGCTCGCTGGGAGCGGCGTCCCGCTCGGACGTGGAGAAGGCGTTCACTGGGGACTTCGCGGTGGACAGCGGAGCACGCTTCGGCATGGGCTCGCTCTCGCCCGCGATCGCGCCGACGCTCGCCCGGCTACCCGAGGTGTCCGGTGTGGCCGCGGTCGGCGGCGGGCAGGCGCTGGTGGGAGGCGAGGGGACGACCGTCAGCGTCGCCGACCCGCCGTCGCTGGCGCGCCTGGTGTCCTTCGGGGACGTGGAGGGCGCGCCGATCTCGTCGCTGCGCCCGGGTCAGGTGGCCGTCGCCGAGGGCTCCGGCCATTCGCGCGGGGAGCGGCTGTCGGTGCGGTACCCGGACGGCACGACCGCGACCGTCGTGGTCACCACCGTGTACGAGGAGAATCCGCTGGTGGGGCCGGTGCTGATAAGTGCGGCCGAGTGGACGCCGCACGCGTCGCAGCCACTGGCCGCCGCGGTGTACGTGGGGCTTTCGGACGGGGTCAGCGCCTCCGAGGGCCGAAGCGCGATCGAGGCCGCGGTCCGCCCGTTCGGCAACCCGACCGTGTCGGACGCCGACGAGTTGGCCGGCGCCGGTGCCGCCGCGATCGACCAGTTGCTCAACCTCGTCTACGTGCTGCTCGCGATCGCGGTGATCACCGCACTCCTGGGCATCGCGAACACGCTCTCGCTCGGGGTGCACGAGCGGACCCGCGAGTTGGGGCTGCTCCGCGCGGTCGGCGCGACCCGGCGTCAGGTGCGGTCGCTGGTGCGCTGGGAGTCGGTGCTGATCGCGCTGTTCGGCACCGTGCTCGGGGCGACGCTCGGCACCGCGCTGGGGTGGGCCCTGATGCGGGCGGCCGGATCGGGGTTCTCGGTGCCGGTGCTGCCGCTGACGGTGATCGTGGTCGGTGGAGCACTCGCCGGCCTGCTCGCCGGCGCCCGCCCCACCCGCACCGCCGCCCGCCTCGACGTCCTGCGTGCGATCGCCACCGAGTGACCGCTCGGCTGAGCGCTGTGCGTTCCGGCCGCGGATGGGTCGCGAATCGCACAGCGCTCGTCAACGCAGGAGCCAGCCGTGGGACTCCGCCAAGCGGACCGCCTCGGCGCGGGTACGTGCGCCGGTCTTGCCGATCGCGGCGGACAGGTGGTTGCGGACCGTTCCCTCGGAGAGGCGGAGTTCCTTCGCCAGGTCGGCGACCGTGCCACCGGCGCGGGCCGCGCGCAGCACGTCGGTCTCCCGATCGGTGAGCGGGCTCGCGCCGGTGGCGAGCGACTCGGCGGCGAGCGTCGGGTCGACGACCCGGAGGCCGGCGTGCACTCGGCGAACCGCGTCGGCCAGCTGCCTGGCGGGGGTGTCCTTGACGACGAAGCCGTTGGCACCGGCCTCCATCGCCCGGCGGAGATACCCGGGTCGGCCCAAGGTCGTGACGATCAGGATCCGGCAGGGGCGGCCGGGGAACATCGCCGTAGCGCCGGCCAGCGCGGTCTCCGAATCGAACCGCCGCTCGGGGGTAGCGGCACTGGTCACGGGTGCCACGGTAGCGCCGAGCCGGGCCAGCGCCCCATGACATCCGGCAGGGGTCCACCTTGCCACTAGACACCGGCACGGCGGGCCCTCAAGATACATACCGTCAAGACTGCATCTTTTTTCGACCGCAACTTCCAGTGCCGGAGGTGAGAGCGTGTCCGAGGATCTCCCCGCCGA
Protein-coding regions in this window:
- a CDS encoding DUF2269 domain-containing protein, which translates into the protein MKLTPRWRKIALITHVASSVGWLGADAVLVVLGVAGLTGAAGGPDVVYPVAGLIGTVLITPLAVAALVTGILCGLGTKWGLIRYWWVTVKLVVTAGMTVLVLFLLAPGLRTAAELGAELPRDEQINMVVAPSVACSLLLLTTVLSVAKPWDRTARGRRAVATGRRSAPRTEPRPVGS
- a CDS encoding ABC transporter permease, with amino-acid sequence MRRLLLAGLRARRRRLAGTFLAVLLGVAFLAATLTMTATMTSAIDGFFTRANAGIDVVVRSGTALADTPNASRTPIDASLLDTVREVPGVAVAAPVVEGFGQLLGRDGTAIAVNGPRLAGSWVADPELNPYRVVEGRAPTVTGDVVVNRAAAEDGGLRVGDRTTLLTPAPEPVRVVGIVTFGDADAFGGTSYVGLTAADAKTFLAGGRDRLTSIQVKAADGVARDALVERIAATLPPGVQAISGQAATDETTDAINDGFLIVLRALLGAFAGVALLVAVLSIHNTFAILVAQRTRETALLRAVGAVRGQVLAAVLVEALVLGAVASGAGVAAGYGLAGLLKQVFGALGFDAPVEGLVFPLSTIAICVPIGVLATVVAALAPAVRASRVAPVEALREAAAERPGTSRVRTAIGAVLALAGVVAVGAGTAVAVVGIGAVLVVAGVLALAPLLVGPLSGLPLRGVTARLARRNARRNPRRTAGAAAALLIGVGVVTLFTVAAGSLGAASRSDVEKAFTGDFAVDSGARFGMGSLSPAIAPTLARLPEVSGVAAVGGGQALVGGEGTTVSVADPPSLARLVSFGDVEGAPISSLRPGQVAVAEGSGHSRGERLSVRYPDGTTATVVVTTVYEENPLVGPVLISAAEWTPHASQPLAAAVYVGLSDGVSASEGRSAIEAAVRPFGNPTVSDADELAGAGAAAIDQLLNLVYVLLAIAVITALLGIANTLSLGVHERTRELGLLRAVGATRRQVRSLVRWESVLIALFGTVLGATLGTALGWALMRAAGSGFSVPVLPLTVIVVGGALAGLLAGARPTRTAARLDVLRAIATE
- a CDS encoding response regulator transcription factor, translated to MAGATAMFPGRPCRILIVTTLGRPGYLRRAMEAGANGFVVKDTPARQLADAVRRVHAGLRVVDPTLAAESLATGASPLTDRETDVLRAARAGGTVADLAKELRLSEGTVRNHLSAAIGKTGARTRAEAVRLAESHGWLLR
- a CDS encoding ABC transporter ATP-binding protein translates to MTTDAAARAVAARKIYGRGETAVTALDDVTIGFPRGRFTAIMGPSGSGKSTLMHCAAGLDPLTSGQVYLGDTELSTLSDTALTKLRRERVGFVFQSFNLLPTLTAAENITLPLALAGVEPDRDWIELVTATVGLDDRLGHRPAELSGGQQQRVAVARALATRPDVVFADEPTGNLDSAASAELLGFLRHAVDAFGQTVVMVTHDPAAAEYADAVVRLADGRVAEQRETSGARR